From Camelina sativa cultivar DH55 chromosome 20, Cs, whole genome shotgun sequence, the proteins below share one genomic window:
- the LOC104771086 gene encoding uncharacterized protein LOC104771086, whose protein sequence is MGTKKIPETRNGHIVLVLIITIMMVTHSHGFKLEICNELSGRYRRLVYNCWSRDNDFGWRQNWPDMIKEWSFAMSLFHTFFYCHFHTGYGRVDKQLVASWDMKEQCGDRSTCTWVVKKDGLYLRHWKTIYYSNKYGNERWNEYVQHDILKKSWS, encoded by the coding sequence ATGGGAACTAAAAAGATTCCTGAAACCCGCAACGGGCACATTGTTCTTGTACTTATCATCACCATAATGATGGTGACTCACTCCCATGGATTTAAACTAGAGATTTGCAACGAGCTCTCGGGAAGGTACAGGAGACTTGTGTACAATTGCTGGTCCCGCGACAACGATTTTGGGTGGCGACAGAACTGGCCAGATATGATCAAGGAATGGTCCTTCGCCATGTCGCTATTCCACACCTTCTTCTACTGCCACTTCCATACAGGGTACGGGCGCGTGGATAAGCAGCTAGTAGCGTCGTGGGATATGAAAGAGCAGTGTGGGGACAGGAGCACATGCACTTGGGTTGTTAAGAAGGACGGACTATACTTGAGACATTGGAAGACCATATATTATAGTAACAAGTATGGTAATGAGAGGTGGAATGAGTATGTTCAACATGATATCCTCAAGAAATCTTGGAGCTAA